A section of the Oryza sativa Japonica Group chromosome 1, ASM3414082v1 genome encodes:
- the LOC112937876 gene encoding uncharacterized protein: MEQQKQGLPGVNLAVGVVIVGILAFLLLAVVLMAPIINGPPDPNISIRLVGVEGLDPRLPAPVPPVFDLAVDVAGVSPRYHACGGGGGSKLRVSYHDIVLASALVPSFCIDGKLLEGGSAAGVVVVKARGGADGANAMIRGDLRNLIWTERHVLGKVNFDVSGNLGKESGLGDLSFRVSSIEGA, translated from the coding sequence ATGGAGCAGCAGAAACAAGGGTTGCCGGGGGTCAACCTTGCTGTCGGCGTGGTGATCGTTGGAATACTAGCGTTCCTCCTCTTGGCAGTTGTACTAATGGCGCCAATCATCAACGGGCCACCGGATCCTAACATCTCCATCCGGCTCGTAGGTGTCGAGGGGCTCGACCCGCGCCTGCCTGCCCCGGTGCCGCCGGTTTTCGACCTCGCCGTGGACGTCGCCGGCGTCTCACCTCGCTACCATgcctgcggcggaggcgggggctcCAAGCTGCGCGTCTCGTACCATGACATCGTACTTGCCTCGGCCCTGGTGCCGAGTTTCTGCATCGACGGCAAGCTGCTGGAGGGCGGCAGCGCGGCCGGCGTGGTCGTCGTCAAGGCCAGAGGTGGGGCTGACGGCGCCAATGCCATGATCCGGGGTGACCTGCGTAATCTGATATGGACCGAGAGGCATGTTCTAGGAAAGGTCAATTTCGATGTAAGTGGGAACTTGGGGAAGGAGTCCGGCTTAGGTGATTTAAGCTTTAGAGTTTCCTCCATTGAAGGTGCGTAA
- the LOC107276384 gene encoding uncharacterized protein: MRRLGCLCILISCMLVLVYASDYRDDIFGRDKANQEGAKAINEKNGFNFPFILFGGLLSMLTYVTPFVVHWSTGSNPNALKIVYTNTDFIKTGMATLAWLSFSLCQLHGANGKIVGAPAVAIYSAGLIIYGTSLVFKWSPSGVMSDAVCHTTMLSMLLIVILLLDVGVFGHLKREHKIANTISALATLTQVASSLLPHGDLCKGCICQDQAPDAKVPRIRNRRKLVVYIRSLEAGFTLYWAGCCIYRYDHTYFRIANITSVILSCIASYISIFEALKPVLGDNDEEALKTVI, encoded by the exons ATGAGGCGGCTGGGGTGTCTCTGCATCTTGATTTCGTGTATGCTCGTTCTGGTCTACGCGTCCGACTACCGTGATGATATTTTCGGCCGGGATAAA GCAAACCAGGAGGGGGCGAAGGCTATCAACGAGAAAAATGGGTTCAATTTTCCATTCATACTCTTTG GCGGTTTGTTATCGATGTTAACCTACGTTACTCCTTTCGTGGTCCACTGGAGTACCGGTAGCAATCCAAATGCTCTCAAGATTGTTTACACCAACACCGACTTCATCAAAACAGGAATGGCAACTCTTGCGTGGCTATCGTTTTCCCTATGCCAACTACATGGAGCCAATGGAAAAATTGTTGGTGCTCCAGCTGTGGCTATCTATTCTGCTGGGCTTATCATCTATGGCACATCACTAGTTTTCAAGTGGAGCCCGAGTGGTGTTATGAGTGATGCG GTATGCCACACCACAATGTTATCGATGTTGCTCATCGTCATTCTATTGCTGGATGTGGGAGTTTTTGGACATCTCAAGAGAGAACATAAAATTGCAAATACCATATCTGCATTGGCCACCCTGACACAGGTGGCATCTTCGCTGCTCCCACATGGTGACCTG TGCAAGGGATGCATTTGTCAAGATCAGGCACCTGATGCCAAGGTTCCTCGAATCAGAAACAGGAGGAAGTTGGTTGTCTACATACGCTCCTTGGAGGCTGGTTTCACGCTGTATTGGGCAGGCTGCTGCATCTATCGTTATGACCACACGTATTTCAGG atAGCTAACATTACCTCCGTGATTCTATCATGTATAGCTTCTTACATCTCCATCTTCGAGGCGCTCAAACCAGTTCTGGGAGATAACGATGAGGAGGCACTCAAAACTGTAATCTAA